A DNA window from uncultured Methanoregula sp. contains the following coding sequences:
- the iorA gene encoding indolepyruvate ferredoxin oxidoreductase subunit alpha, which yields MERKYLLGNEAIAHACLESGVDFVCGYPGTPSSEVIDTLRAQPERPYYLEWSVNEKVALENALAAAWCGVRAICTMKHVGLNVAADPLMTSAYTGVTGGLVILSADDPFAHSSQNEQDTRCYAHFARVPCLDPAGVQEAHDLIPKAFELSEEFGLPVIFRPTTRICHSKGDVALGPVIKSTRKAEFKKDPRQYVVIPAHTRILHKKLNEKQPAIRKRLVELGLNRYEIRGKTAVIASGIGVSYVEELLPPGVSLMRISAYPLDEEWLAGFVKQHEKVLVIEELAPVVEEVVRQVAGTVPVLGKKNGYAPYEGELSPAAVAVIMEKAGFLKENPYPPVAPVPDIPARPPILCAGCLHRSAFYAIKKVYKDAIYPSDIGCYTLGIQLGVVDTTICMGASITVASGIAHSGEPRDVICTIGDSTFLHTGIQGLLNAVYNNANMTVVILDNRITAMTGHQPNPNTALTACGVESPPVSLDALCRACGVTFVETVDPYDVTGMVALLQEAKKRSGVKVIIAKQMCVIMARRTGVKRGKFMVNAEICNGCGTCVRFGCPAIEFSDEKARITDLCFGCAVCADLCPTGAIVKGGRR from the coding sequence ATGGAACGTAAGTATCTCCTCGGAAACGAAGCGATTGCCCATGCCTGTCTTGAATCGGGCGTGGATTTCGTCTGCGGCTACCCCGGCACGCCCTCTTCGGAGGTCATCGACACGCTGCGGGCGCAGCCCGAACGGCCCTATTATCTGGAATGGTCGGTGAACGAGAAGGTGGCGCTGGAGAATGCGCTTGCAGCAGCCTGGTGCGGGGTCCGCGCCATCTGCACTATGAAGCATGTGGGGCTGAACGTGGCGGCAGACCCGCTGATGACAAGCGCATATACCGGTGTCACCGGGGGTCTTGTGATCCTGAGTGCAGATGATCCGTTTGCGCACAGTTCCCAGAACGAGCAGGATACCCGGTGCTATGCGCACTTCGCGCGGGTGCCCTGCCTGGATCCCGCGGGCGTGCAGGAAGCGCACGACCTGATCCCGAAGGCGTTCGAACTCTCCGAGGAGTTCGGCCTGCCCGTGATCTTCCGCCCGACAACGCGCATCTGCCACTCGAAAGGAGATGTTGCCCTTGGACCCGTGATAAAAAGCACGCGGAAAGCAGAGTTCAAGAAAGACCCCCGCCAGTACGTGGTCATCCCCGCCCACACCCGGATCCTCCACAAAAAACTCAACGAGAAGCAGCCGGCGATCCGCAAGCGTCTCGTTGAACTCGGGCTGAACCGGTACGAGATTCGCGGAAAGACCGCGGTAATCGCAAGCGGTATCGGGGTCTCGTATGTGGAAGAACTGCTCCCGCCCGGCGTTTCGCTCATGCGGATCTCTGCCTATCCTCTCGATGAGGAATGGCTGGCCGGCTTCGTAAAACAGCATGAGAAAGTGCTCGTGATCGAAGAACTCGCACCGGTTGTGGAAGAGGTTGTCCGGCAGGTGGCCGGAACGGTCCCGGTTCTTGGCAAGAAGAACGGGTACGCGCCGTACGAGGGCGAGTTGTCCCCTGCGGCAGTCGCCGTGATAATGGAAAAGGCCGGGTTCCTGAAGGAGAACCCGTATCCCCCCGTTGCACCCGTGCCGGATATCCCGGCCCGCCCGCCGATCCTCTGCGCCGGCTGCCTGCACCGGAGCGCGTTCTACGCGATCAAGAAAGTGTACAAGGATGCAATCTACCCAAGCGACATAGGATGCTACACCCTCGGGATCCAGCTCGGCGTGGTCGACACCACCATCTGTATGGGTGCATCCATCACCGTAGCAAGCGGCATAGCTCATTCGGGCGAGCCGCGGGATGTCATCTGCACCATCGGCGATTCGACTTTCCTCCACACCGGGATCCAGGGGCTGCTGAATGCCGTGTACAACAATGCGAACATGACCGTTGTCATCCTTGACAACCGCATCACTGCGATGACCGGCCACCAGCCGAACCCGAATACCGCCCTTACCGCGTGTGGCGTGGAGAGCCCCCCGGTCTCGCTGGATGCCCTCTGCCGGGCCTGCGGGGTGACCTTTGTCGAGACCGTTGATCCGTACGATGTTACGGGCATGGTAGCACTTCTGCAGGAGGCAAAGAAGAGGAGCGGGGTGAAGGTGATCATAGCCAAGCAGATGTGCGTGATCATGGCCCGTCGCACCGGCGTGAAGCGCGGGAAATTCATGGTCAACGCGGAGATCTGCAATGGCTGCGGTACCTGCGTCCGGTTCGGCTGCCCGGCAATCGAATTCTCCGATGAAAAAGCCCGTATCACGGATCTCTGTTTCGGCTGCGCGGTCTGTGCCGATCTCTGCCCGACCGGGGCAATCGTGAAGGGGGGACGGAGATGA